A genome region from Dickeya chrysanthemi NCPPB 402 includes the following:
- the mscS gene encoding small-conductance mechanosensitive channel MscS encodes MEELNVAESVGRLQSWLVDNQHILLQYGVNVVASLMILCAGMLIARMMSNTMNRLMIARGIDVTVADFLSALVRYGIIAFTLIAALSRVGVQTASVIAVLGAAGLAVGLALQGSLSNFAAGVLLVMFRPFRTGESVDLGGIAGTVTQVQIFSTTLLTADGKVIVVPNGKIIAGNIINSSREPNRRTEIIVGVAYDADIDVVKNVLGDIVAADNRILRDKDVTIRLNELGPSSLNFVVRVWTSNSDAAAVYWDLLENFKRALDEHRIGIPYPQMDVHLHHACANRMGSQETATL; translated from the coding sequence ATGGAAGAACTCAACGTAGCCGAAAGCGTAGGTCGCCTGCAGAGCTGGCTGGTGGATAATCAACATATCTTGTTGCAGTATGGCGTGAATGTTGTCGCATCGCTGATGATTCTGTGTGCCGGGATGCTTATCGCCCGTATGATGTCGAATACGATGAATCGGCTGATGATTGCTCGTGGTATTGACGTCACGGTAGCGGATTTTCTATCGGCGTTAGTACGTTACGGGATCATTGCTTTTACGCTGATCGCGGCGTTAAGCCGGGTCGGCGTGCAGACGGCATCGGTCATCGCCGTATTGGGCGCCGCTGGCCTGGCGGTTGGCCTGGCGTTGCAGGGCTCACTGTCGAACTTTGCCGCCGGCGTGCTGCTGGTCATGTTTAGACCGTTCCGTACCGGCGAGTCGGTGGATTTGGGCGGCATTGCGGGCACGGTGACTCAGGTGCAAATTTTTTCCACCACGCTGCTGACCGCCGACGGCAAGGTCATCGTGGTGCCGAATGGCAAAATTATCGCAGGGAATATTATCAACAGTTCCCGTGAACCGAATCGCCGTACCGAAATTATTGTCGGTGTGGCATATGACGCGGATATCGACGTGGTGAAAAACGTGCTGGGCGATATCGTCGCGGCGGATAACCGCATTCTGCGTGATAAAGACGTCACCATTCGGCTCAATGAACTGGGGCCGTCTTCGCTTAACTTTGTGGTGCGGGTGTGGACCAGTAATAGCGATGCGGCGGCAGTGTATTGGGATCTGCTGGAGAACTTTAAACGGGCGTTGGATGAGCACCGTATCGGTATTCCTTACCCGCAGATGGATGTGCATCTGCACCATGCTTGTGCCAACCGGATGGGGTCACAAGAAACGGCGACGCTGTAA
- the pgk gene encoding phosphoglycerate kinase, with the protein MAVIKMTDLDLAGKRVLIRADLNVPVKDGKVTSDARIRASLPTIEIALKQGARVMVTSHLGRPTEGEYNEEFSLLPVVNYLKDRLSSPVRLAKDYLDGVDIAEGELVVLENVRFNKGEKKDDEVLSKKYAALCDVFVMDAFGTAHRAQASTHGVGKFAPIACAGPLLSGELEALGKALGNPARPMVAIVGGSKVSTKLTVLDSLSKIADQLIVGGGIANTFVAAQGHNVGKSLYEAELIPEAKKLLETCDIPVPSDVRVATEFSETATATLKSVAAIKDDEQILDLGDVSAERLAEILKNAKTILWNGPVGVFEFPNFRKGTEIIANAIANSDAFSIAGGGDTLAAIDLFGIADKISYISTGGGAFLEFVEGKKLPAVVMLEERARQ; encoded by the coding sequence ATGGCTGTAATTAAGATGACCGATCTGGATCTGGCTGGCAAACGCGTGCTGATCCGTGCGGATCTGAACGTGCCGGTTAAAGATGGCAAAGTGACGTCTGACGCCCGCATCCGCGCTTCCCTGCCGACCATTGAAATCGCCCTGAAGCAGGGTGCCCGCGTGATGGTGACATCCCATCTGGGCCGCCCGACCGAAGGCGAGTACAACGAAGAATTCTCCCTGCTGCCGGTAGTGAACTACCTGAAAGATCGCCTGTCTTCACCGGTGCGTCTGGCGAAAGATTATCTGGACGGCGTTGACATAGCTGAAGGCGAGCTGGTCGTGCTGGAAAACGTCCGCTTCAACAAAGGCGAGAAGAAAGACGACGAAGTACTGTCCAAAAAATACGCGGCGCTGTGCGACGTATTCGTTATGGATGCGTTCGGTACTGCACACCGTGCGCAGGCCTCAACCCACGGTGTGGGCAAGTTCGCGCCGATCGCCTGTGCCGGCCCGCTGTTGTCCGGCGAACTGGAAGCGCTGGGCAAAGCATTAGGCAACCCGGCCCGTCCGATGGTGGCTATCGTTGGCGGTTCTAAAGTCTCAACCAAACTGACCGTGCTGGACTCGCTGTCCAAAATCGCTGACCAGTTGATCGTCGGCGGCGGCATCGCCAATACCTTCGTGGCGGCTCAGGGCCATAACGTCGGCAAATCACTGTACGAAGCGGAACTGATTCCGGAAGCGAAAAAACTGCTGGAAACCTGCGATATTCCGGTACCGAGCGATGTGCGCGTGGCGACGGAATTCTCCGAAACTGCTACCGCGACATTGAAATCCGTTGCCGCGATTAAAGATGATGAACAGATTCTGGACCTGGGCGATGTGTCCGCAGAGCGTCTGGCCGAGATTCTGAAAAATGCCAAAACCATTCTGTGGAATGGCCCGGTCGGCGTATTCGAATTCCCGAACTTCCGTAAAGGTACGGAGATCATCGCTAATGCCATCGCTAACAGCGACGCGTTTTCTATCGCGGGCGGCGGCGATACGCTGGCGGCGATCGATCTGTTCGGCATTGCCGACAAGATCTCCTATATTTCTACCGGTGGCGGCGCTTTCCTGGAGTTTGTGGAAGGCAAAAAACTGCCGGCGGTCGTCATGCTGGAAGAACGCGCTCGTCAGTAA
- the epd gene encoding erythrose-4-phosphate dehydrogenase has protein sequence MTIRIAINGFGRIGRSVLRALYESGRRAEITVVAINELANAEGIAHLLKYDSSHGRFSWDIRQECDRLSVGDDTIRLLHESDLRSLPWGELGIDIVLDCSGAYGSRADGEAHLTAGAKKVLFSHPGAPDLDATIVYGVNHQDLRPTHRVVSNASCTTNCIIPIIKLLDDAYGIESGTVTTIHASMNDQPVIDAYHHDLRRTRAASQSIIPVDTKLAVGITRFFPKFEDRFEAISVRVPTINVTAIDLSVSVKNAVNVSEINTLFRQSAQNTFRGIVDYTDLPLVSVDFNHDPHSAIVDGTQTRVSGGHLIKTLVWCDNEWGFANRMLDTTRAMAACGF, from the coding sequence ATGACAATCCGTATTGCGATAAATGGCTTTGGGCGCATAGGTCGCAGCGTTTTGCGCGCGTTGTATGAGTCCGGCAGGCGAGCCGAAATTACGGTGGTGGCGATTAATGAGCTGGCCAACGCCGAAGGGATTGCCCACCTGCTCAAGTACGACAGCAGTCACGGCCGTTTTTCGTGGGATATCCGTCAGGAGTGCGATCGCTTATCGGTAGGGGATGATACTATCCGCCTGCTGCACGAGTCGGATCTCCGTTCCCTGCCGTGGGGAGAACTCGGTATCGATATCGTGCTGGATTGCAGCGGTGCGTACGGCAGCCGCGCCGATGGTGAAGCCCATCTGACGGCGGGCGCGAAGAAAGTGCTGTTTTCTCACCCCGGTGCGCCGGATCTTGACGCCACCATTGTGTACGGCGTTAATCATCAGGATTTGCGGCCAACGCACCGTGTGGTATCCAACGCCTCCTGCACCACCAACTGTATTATTCCGATTATCAAACTGCTGGATGATGCATATGGCATCGAGAGCGGTACCGTGACTACGATCCACGCGTCGATGAACGACCAGCCGGTGATCGACGCTTATCACCATGATCTGCGGCGCACCCGTGCCGCCAGTCAGTCGATCATCCCGGTGGATACTAAACTGGCGGTAGGCATTACCCGTTTCTTTCCGAAATTCGAAGACCGTTTCGAGGCGATTTCGGTGCGGGTTCCGACCATCAATGTCACGGCCATCGATCTCAGCGTCAGCGTGAAAAATGCGGTAAACGTAAGTGAAATCAATACGCTGTTTCGTCAATCAGCGCAGAATACATTTCGTGGTATAGTTGACTATACCGATTTGCCGTTGGTCTCAGTGGATTTCAACCACGATCCGCATAGTGCGATAGTGGATGGGACGCAAACCCGGGTCAGCGGAGGGCATCTGATCAAGACGCTGGTCTGGTGCGATAACGAATGGGGCTTTGCCAACCGGATGTTGGACACAACACGGGCGATGGCAGCCTGCGGTTTCTGA
- the fbaA gene encoding class II fructose-bisphosphate aldolase, which yields MSKIFDFVKPGVITGDDVQKVFAIAKENNFALPAVNCVGTDSINAVLEAAAKVRAPVIVQFSNGGAAFTAGKGLKAEGQQAAILGAISGAHHVHQMAEHYGIPVILHTDHCAKKLLPWLDGLLDAGEKHYAATGKPLFSSHMIDLSEESLEENIEICSKYLARMAKLGMTLEIELGCTGGEEDGVDNSHLDNSALYTQPEDVAYAYEKLNAISPRFTIAASFGNVHGVYKPGNVQLTPKILRNSQEYVSKKFNLPHNSLDFVFHGGSGSSAEEIAEAVSYGVVKMNIDTDTQWATWEGILNYYKKNEGYLQGQLGNPEGDDKPNKKYYDPRVWLRAGQVTMVARLEQAFKELNAVDVL from the coding sequence ATGTCTAAAATCTTTGATTTCGTAAAACCTGGTGTCATCACAGGTGATGACGTTCAGAAAGTATTCGCAATTGCCAAAGAAAATAACTTTGCACTGCCAGCCGTTAACTGTGTCGGTACCGACTCTATTAACGCCGTTCTTGAAGCCGCAGCCAAAGTGCGCGCGCCGGTAATCGTTCAGTTCTCCAACGGCGGTGCTGCATTTACTGCCGGTAAAGGCCTGAAAGCTGAAGGTCAGCAGGCGGCAATTTTGGGTGCGATTTCTGGCGCTCATCATGTACACCAGATGGCTGAGCACTATGGCATTCCGGTGATTTTGCACACCGACCATTGCGCGAAGAAACTGCTGCCGTGGTTGGACGGCTTGCTGGATGCCGGCGAGAAGCATTATGCCGCTACCGGTAAACCGCTGTTCTCTTCCCACATGATCGACCTGTCTGAAGAGTCTCTGGAAGAAAACATCGAGATTTGCAGCAAATATCTGGCTCGCATGGCCAAACTGGGCATGACTCTCGAAATCGAACTGGGTTGCACCGGCGGTGAAGAAGACGGCGTGGACAACAGCCACCTGGACAACTCTGCGCTGTATACTCAGCCGGAAGATGTGGCGTATGCCTACGAAAAACTGAACGCCATCAGCCCGCGTTTCACCATCGCGGCTTCTTTCGGTAACGTACACGGCGTGTATAAGCCGGGTAACGTGCAACTGACGCCGAAAATCCTGCGTAACTCTCAGGAGTATGTCTCCAAGAAATTCAACCTGCCGCACAACAGCCTGGACTTCGTATTCCACGGCGGTTCCGGTTCTTCTGCAGAAGAAATCGCCGAAGCAGTCAGCTACGGTGTGGTGAAGATGAATATCGACACCGACACCCAGTGGGCGACCTGGGAAGGCATCCTGAATTACTACAAGAAAAACGAAGGCTATCTGCAGGGCCAACTGGGTAACCCGGAAGGCGACGACAAGCCGAACAAGAAATACTATGACCCGCGTGTCTGGCTGCGTGCCGGTCAGGTGACCATGGTGGCGCGTCTGGAACAAGCGTTTAAAGAACTGAACGCGGTCGACGTACTGTAA